TATCTGCCACCCGTCGGTGGCCGGGTCTATCTCCATGCGACTGCCGGCGGGAAAGCGATTCTCTCACAGCTCTCAGACCAGGAGGTCCAGGCGGTCCTCGACCGACGCGGACTCCCTTCGCTGACGGAGAAGACCATCACCGACGAGCAGGCGCTTCGCCGAGAGCTTCGGTCGGTCCGCGATCGGGGACTCGCCTTCGAGCGGGGCGAACATCTCCCGTCAGTTCAGTGTGTCTCTGCCCCCGTGACTGCATCCGGCCGGCCCGTCGGGGCGATCAGCGTCTCGGGGAGTATCGACCAGATGAGCGGCAAGAAACTCGAAGAGGACCTCGCAGGACTGGTCGTGAGCACGGGCAACGCTATCGAGGTCACGCTCCTACAACAGTAGCGTTTCCTGATAGAGAACAGTATAGGCACCGATTAGGTTCGATGAATCGTCGATTCGAGTGACCCATCGAATCGATAGGGCGAGATACACGTGAGATCGAGATGGACAGACTTTTTTCCCAATTCTTACCCGTCCATCAAAGTCGGGCGTAAGACCCGGCATCCCCAGGCGAAAGGGAGTAATCGACTGTATTGTTTCCCATATGGAAACTGAAAGGAGGAACTGGGGACAGCAGAGAGCGCCAACTCGAAGAAACGAGGAACAAAATAACAAACATAGGTTTGTTATTCT
The sequence above is drawn from the Haloprofundus salinisoli genome and encodes:
- a CDS encoding IclR family transcriptional regulator — protein: MSRDERYPVGSVRTTFRIIEALEERSSAGVTELADEIGLSKSSVHKHLTTLESLDYIVKDEGTYRLGFRFLGIGNRVKNRSELVSIAKPAIENLSQTAGSVANLMVAEHGYGVYTHRAGEQFETSSYLPPVGGRVYLHATAGGKAILSQLSDQEVQAVLDRRGLPSLTEKTITDEQALRRELRSVRDRGLAFERGEHLPSVQCVSAPVTASGRPVGAISVSGSIDQMSGKKLEEDLAGLVVSTGNAIEVTLLQQ